A region of Chelonoidis abingdonii isolate Lonesome George chromosome 8, CheloAbing_2.0, whole genome shotgun sequence DNA encodes the following proteins:
- the HRG gene encoding histidine-rich glycoprotein has translation MKLLSTALCLTLLLCSDAQSQTPVTSADCDTVETDAGVALDLINKDRRDGYIFTLFRVADAHEQQTENSSVFYLTLDVLETQCSVLSRRHWEACKLSQHNEMVFGQCKTILYINRQLKKEILHGYNCTVSPDHSQLYKCEHCPGRATTLADIEQHRGNAERALERYNEDSNHTHYFKVDKVQRATMQLAPHAGYFVEFTVKETCCSKSTPHANVSECEFLHDKHARVGFCMGKFARDTKNPDVLEISCEIYGPWCDRPPFHHHPCSREHHHHLFSGKGHPPVGLSHRHHHHHHPGFGPGHPKRYYHRCPPAPGNRVLHPEGSEHHHNFSEEEHQHGPPHLPSLGPRYPPPPLGTPHHRHHHPGFGPGHPKRYYHRCPPPPENRVLHPEGSEHHHNFSEEEHQHGPPHLPSSGPRYPPPPPGTPHHRHHHPGFGPGHPKRYYHRCPPPPENRVLHPERSEHHHNFSGEEYQHGPPHLPPPPGPHYPPPPYGCKPHHRHIHLHHQESSNFSQERGDDSSSSEEHISSKTLHPFHKRQVGSIHHIPVLNQHDVLPAPAANFSDPPPAARDPFCKYLSEKPAIQPFPQAPSESRSCPGKPKYDLPDLLPLFPHRSTQ, from the exons atgaagctGCTGTCTACAGCACTCTGTCTCACATTGTTGCTCTGTTCTGATGCGCAAAGCCAAACACCTGTAACTTCTGCAGACTGTGACACGGTTGAAACTGATGCAGGGGTGGCCCTGGATTTGATCAATAAAGACCGCAGAGATGGCTACATTTTTACTCTGTTCCGTGTTGCTGATGCCCATGAACAACAGACA GAGAATTCATCAGTCTTTTATTTGACTCTGGATGTGCTGGAAACCCAGTGCTCTGTATTATCCAGGAGACATTGGGAGGCCTGTAAACTCTCACAGCACAATGAAATG GTATTTGGACAATGTAAAACTATCCTGTATATAAACAGACAGTTGAAGAAAGAAATACTGCATGGCTATAACTGCACAGTGAGTCCAG ATCATTCACAGTTATACAAGTGTGAACACTGCCCTGGAAGAGCAACAACCTTAGCAGACATTGAGCAGCACAGAGGGAACGCTGAGAGAGCCCTGGAGAGGTACAATGAAGATAGTAACCACACACACTATTTCAAGGTGGATAAAGTACAAAGAGCTACAATGCAG CTCGCACCTCATGCAGGATACTTTGTCGAATTTACTGTAAAAGAGACCTGCTGCTCCAAATCCACACCACATGCAAATGTATCTGAATGTGAATTTCTGCATGACAAACATGCT CGCGTGGGATTCTGCATGGGGAAATTTGCGAGAGACACAAAAAATCCTGATGTACTTGAGATATCCTGTGAAATCTACGGTCCCTGG TGTGACAGACCTCCGTTCCACCATCACCCCTGCTCCAGAGAACATCACCACCACCTCTTCTCTGGGAAAGGACATCCCCCTGTAGGTCTATCACacagacatcatcatcatcatcatcccggCTTTGGCCCTGGACATCCTAAGAGATATTACCATAGATGCCCACCAGCTCCTGGAAATAGGGTCCTCCACCCTGAAGGATCTGAACATCATCACAATTTCTCTGAAGAAGAACATCAGCATGGGCCTCCTCATCTTCCTTCATTGGGTCCTCGttatcctcccccaccccttggcaCACCACATCACAGACATCACCATCCCGGCTTTGGCCCTGGACATCCTAAGAGATATTACCATAGATGCCCACCACCTCCTGAAAATAGGGTCCTCCACCCTGAAGGATCTGAACATCATCACAATTTCTCTGAAGAAGAACATCAGCATGGGCCTCCTCATCTTCCTTCATCGGGTCCTCGttatcctcccccaccccctggcacaCCACATCACAGACATCACCATCCCGGCTTTGGCCCTGGACATCCTAAGAGATATTACCATAGATGCCCACCACCTCCTGAAAATAGGGTCCTCCACCCTGAAAGATCTGAGCATCATCACAATTTCTCTGGAGAGGAATATCAGCATGggcctcctcatcttcctcctccacctGGTCCTCATTATCCTCCCCCTCCTTATGGTTGCAAACCCCACCACAGACATATCCATCTACACCATCAGGAGTCTAGCAATTTTTCCCAGGAAAGAGGAGATGACAGCAGCTCCTCAGAAGAGCACATTTCATCCAAAACACTTCATCCTTTCCATAAAAGACAGGTTGGATCCATCCATCACATTCCAGTTTTAAATCAGCATGATgtcctcccagctcctgctgcaaaCTTCTCTGACCCTCCGCCAGCTGCCCGGGAtccattttgcaaatatttaagTGAGAAACCAGCAATTCAGCCTTTTCCACAAGCCCCTTCAGAATCTAGATCATGCCCAGGAAAACCCAAATATGACCTGCCAGACCTTTTGCCTTTATTTCCCCATAGATCTACACagtga